A genomic segment from Nicotiana tabacum cultivar K326 chromosome 9, ASM71507v2, whole genome shotgun sequence encodes:
- the LOC107813018 gene encoding uncharacterized protein LOC107813018, producing MCLQLAKMKTTQDLQNTTEKQSSNQASHEAQSDQQNNTTETPVADSGSVSASGNDNQKVSREDIELVQNLIERCLQLYMNKDEVVKTLLNRARIDPGFTTLVWQKLEEENADFFRAYYIRLKLKKQIILFNHLLEHQYHLMKYPVPPKVPLTPMQNGINTMPVNNLPMGYPVLQQPPLPAAGQPHFNSMGMSSCHVVNGVPAPSNYHPMRMNSGNDMVVETSVSDVAPAVPPSNAMSSMSDMPVSPASVASSGHFPFTASEISGMGIDTSALDTSFPSDVASSVGLQLPPDNGVGNSRDMLRSFDQIPWNFSLSDLTADLSNLGDLGSLGNYPGSPFLPSDSDILLDSPEQEDIVEEFFVDAAPGPQSDEEKS from the exons ATGTGCTTGCAGTTAGCTAAGATGAAGACCACACAG GATCTACAAAACACAACTGAGAAACAATCTTCAAACCAGGCTTCTCATGAGGCCCAAAGTGACCAGCAAAACAATACAACGGAAACACCTGTAGCAGATTCAGGTTCTGTTTCTGCATCAGGCAATGACAACCAGAAAGTTTCACGTGAAGATATTGAGCTA GTCCAAAACTTGATCGAACGGTGCTTACAATTGTATATGAATAAGGATGAAGTCGTTAAAACACTTCTTAACCGTGCAAGGATAGATCCTGGATTTACAACACTTG tttggcaaaaattggaagaGGAAAATGCAGATTTCTTTCGGGCCTACTACATTAGGCTTAAACTGAAGAAACAAATCATCTTGTTCAATCATTTGCTTGAGCATCAATATCATCTAATGAAATACCCTGTGCCACCTAAGGTTCCATTGACTCCGATGCAGAATGGGATAAATACCATGCCAG TCAACAACTTGCCCATGGGATACCCCGTCCTacagcaacctccacttccagcTGCAGGTCAACCTCATTTTAATTCTATGGGCATGTCCAGTTGCCATGTGGTTAATGGTGTGCCTGCGCCAAGCAACTATCATCCAATGCGgatgaattctggaaatga TATGGTGGTAGAAACAAGTGTATCTGATGTGGCACCAGCTGTTCCGCCTAGCAATGCCATGTCATCTATGTCTGATATGCCTGTAAGCCCTGCATCAGTGGCTTCAAGTGGCCACTTCCCCTTCACTGCTTCGGAGATTTCAGGGATGGGAATTGACACATCAGCCCTCGACACTTCATTCCCATCTGATGTAGCAAGTTCAGTAGGATTGCAACTTCCGCCAGATAATGGGGTTGGTAATTCTAGAGATATGCTGAGATCCTTTGATCAGATTCCTTGGAATTTCAGTCTTTCAGATCTAACTGCAGACTTGTCAAACTTAGGAG ATCTAGGATCTCTAGGAAACTATCCTGGTTCCCCTTTTTTGCCTTCCGATTCAGATATTCTGCTTGATTCTCCAGAACAAGAAGATATAG TTGAGGAATTCTTCGTTGATGCCGCCCCAGGTCCCCAATCAGATGAAGAGAAGTCCTAG
- the LOC107813019 gene encoding protein GAMETE CELL DEFECTIVE 1, mitochondrial-like, translating into MNSIRKLPLTFLKTPLINPTFSVAVRRRLSTKSGDDEWNDAWESAWLPDDLSGKNRAPWETDVNFALPGDTSNTTENSENGPRVSEVDAETKAFVEDMNENWHLRKGKQQKNITNDDNEKGIIKISENESSLYSLENIKRDYRLKKQRIHAGLWLKEIDKMEEAKLGDSIGGNADDIEKLLDSCSEIFDSPNDDLSNSKITNSEFKNKPDGWETTSKTQDGNIWEMSQREEDILVQEFERRIAFNKFQIASFIKTHIFSRRRPIDGWKYMIEEIGPNAKKGKGSVSRLPSIADASTRPFREEVTSSDSTFPSNRGRTGR; encoded by the exons ATGAACTCAATCCGCAAGCTCCCACTGACCTTTCTCAAAACCCCCCTCATAAACCCCACCTTCTCCGTCGCCGTCCGCCGGCGGTTGTCGACCAAAAGCGGCGACGACGAGTGGAACGACGCATGGGAATCCGCGTGGCTTCCGGACGATCTCTCTGGCAAGAATCGAGCTCCATGGGAAACCGATGTAAATTTTGCACTTCCCGGTGATACTAGCAATACTACCGAAAATTCCGAAAATGGGCCTAGAGTTTCGGAAGTTGATGCGGAAACCAAAGCCTTTGTAGAGGACATGAATGAGAATTGGCACTTAAGAAAGGGGAAGCAACAGAAAAATATTACCAATGATGATAATGAAAAGGGCATAATAAAGATCAGTGAGAATGAGAGTTCGCTGTATAGTTTGGAGAATATAAAGAGGGATTATAGGTTGAAGAAGCAGAGAATACATGCGGGCTTGTGGTTGAAGGAGATTGATAAAATGGAAGAGGCTAAGCTTGGGGATTCTATTGGTGGCAATGCTGATGATATTGAAAAGCTTCTCGATAGCTGCTCAGA GATTTTTGATTCACCTAAtgatgatttaagcaattcaaaaatTACGAATTCTGAGTTCAAAAACAAACCTGATGGCTGGGAAACAACGTCGAAAACGCAAGATGGGAATATATGGGAGATGTCACAAAGAGAGGAAGATATCTTAGTCCAAGAATTTGAACGCCGAATTGCATTCAACAAATTCCAG ATTGCTAGTTTTATTAAAACCCATATATTCAGCCGAAGGAGGCCTATAGATGGTTGGAAGTACATGATAGAGGAGATTGGACCAAATGCCAAGAAAGGGAAGGGCAGTGTTTCAAGGTTACCTAGCATAGCAGATGCGTCAACTCGGCCTTTTAGAGAGGAAGTAACATCATCGGACTCTACTTTCCCCTCTAATCGGGGGAGGACTGGAAGGTAG